Proteins from a genomic interval of Pectinophora gossypiella chromosome 4, ilPecGoss1.1, whole genome shotgun sequence:
- the LOC126382407 gene encoding post-GPI attachment to proteins factor 2-like, producing the protein MVNPDSSDETPPKLDVRNDERTTDQCHVNTVKLLEYKGVLWTCGLREVCLAALWLPLGALIFCYVTASIFQADDIHETHCRVYNVVPSISAITGISPQRYVWRICIAFHLGPRLLIGSLYYNYHKQRTAHIIDQKARILATKLGEACYWLNLVELFALTGVTYVSNRENYYVHEKIFIIFMITALVHMLCRARVGCAGAACVPAVRTNRLVWILFYVAIAATAGLVVHFLRHRLLCRPLAFTWFSVCEYILATANMAFHAIVVRDLPLHQLQVVSPHSKAE; encoded by the exons ATGGTAAATCCAGACAGCTCGGACGAGACACCGCCAAAATTGGATGTGCGTAACGACGAACGCACGACCGACCAGTGCCATGTAAATACTGTAAAACTACTCGAATATAAG GGAGTGCTCTGGACATGTGGGCTGAGGGAGGTCTGCCTGGCCGCGCTCTGGCTTCCACTAGGTGCTTTAATATTTTGCTACGTCACAGCTTCTATATTCCAAGCAGATGATATACACGAGACACACTGTAGG GTTTACAATGTAGTGCCGTCAATAAGCGCAATCACAGGGATCAGCCCACAGCGCTACGTGTGGCGGATATGCATCGCGTTCCACCTAGGACCAAGATTGCTCATAGGCTCGCTGTACTACAACTACCACAAGCAACGCACCGCGCATATCATTGATCAAAAG gcTCGAATATTAGCTACCAAGTTAGGGGAAGCCTGTTACTGGCTCAATTTAGTAGAATTATTTGCACTCACCGGAGTCACCTACGTTTCCAATAGGGAAAactatt ATGTACACGAGAAGATCTTTATAATCTTCATGATAACAGCTTTAGTGCACATGTTGTGCCGCGCGCGAGTagggtgcgcgggcgcagcctGCGTGCCGGCAGTTCGCACCAACAG GCTGGTGTGGATCCTGTTCTACGTGGCCATCGCAGCCACCGCCGGCCTCGTGGTGCACTTTCTAAGGCACCGGCTGCTGTGTCGCCCACTAG CCTTCACCTGGTTCTCAGTATGCGAGTACATCCTGGCGACTGCCAACATGGCGTTCCATGCCATCGTGGTGCGCGACTTGCCGCTTCATCAGTTACAAGTCGTCAGTCCACACAGTAAGGCCGAGTAG